From the genome of Syntrophorhabdaceae bacterium:
CCACAGTATATGGATGCCCTGCGGAAAGCACTTTCTCATCGAGATAAACCAGGCGCGGAACACTATGCGCATACCATAAAAGGAGCGGCGGCAAACGTGGCCGCGCCGGGTATACGGGCGCTTGCTCTCGAGATGGAAGAGGCCGGAAGAGAGGGCGAGCTCGTCAGCATAACCCGTTTGTTTCCGCAGCTTGAAAAGGAGGCCGCACTGTTCAGAACCACCTTAAAACGAGAAAAACGGCGGTAAAAGCCTGCCCCACGGAATCTCAAAACCGCACCTATCAAAACTGTTGACACAGAAACACAAATTGTTTAAAATAAATTGCCTTATTTATGATATTGAACAGCTCATATATAGTCTGTGATAAAGCATCTGATCTAGATTCCGTTCACTATAATGAATTATTTTTCTTGTCTCAGCCGGGGAACGTAGCCATGTACTCGAAGCGGGAAATGAGCCATCACAAGAAGAGCCTACGGTAAACTATGAACACGATAAATCTGACGGAAAAGACTGACTGGGCATTCATCGAGCAGGTGAAAGAAGAGAGCGGCCAGAACCCGTCTCTATGCTACCAATGCGGCAACTGCACGGCGGGATGTCCCTACACACAGTATTTCGATTATCCCGTGAGCATGGTAATGAGACTGTTGCAGGCCGGCCAAAAGGAGACGATCCTCAACTCCAAGTCCATTTGGCTCTGTGCTACCTGCGAGACCTGCACCACGCGATGTCCCTGTAACGTGGATGTGGCCCACATCATGGATACGCTGCGGATCATCGCGAGGCGGGAGGGAAGGATATCCGAGAAGGACGTAAAGCTCTTCTACGATTCGTTCCTCTCTTCCATGAAGCAGTGGGGCCGGATGTTCGAGATGGGTATCATCATGAGCTACAAGCTCAAGTCGGGTCATCTCATGGGAGACGCCGAGCTTGGACCTGCCATGATGAGCAAAGGAAAAATTCATTTGCTTCCCACGAAGATTAAGGGCGCAGACAAAATTGCAAAGATTTTTGACCGGTTCCAGGAAAAAGTAAACAAGAAGGCAAAAAAGCATGGCTG
Proteins encoded in this window:
- a CDS encoding 4Fe-4S dicluster domain-containing protein yields the protein MNTINLTEKTDWAFIEQVKEESGQNPSLCYQCGNCTAGCPYTQYFDYPVSMVMRLLQAGQKETILNSKSIWLCATCETCTTRCPCNVDVAHIMDTLRIIARREGRISEKDVKLFYDSFLSSMKQWGRMFEMGIIMSYKLKSGHLMGDAELGPAMMSKGKIHLLPTKIKGADKIAKIFDRFQEKVNKKAKKHG